A single Suricata suricatta isolate VVHF042 chromosome 2, meerkat_22Aug2017_6uvM2_HiC, whole genome shotgun sequence DNA region contains:
- the WIPF3 gene encoding WAS/WASL-interacting protein family member 3 encodes MPEKWRALHGVKGFESDAEGRGEPAERLVAWKSSPSSKQKDLRSCTTWISVPSHVKLVVAGGRQGGSGSPGDLGLVMGPKYPDCRELSAPKFGEGRSGLRAEVGTDAPSLRKADPKGRSALLADIQQGTRLRKVTQINDRSAPQIESSKGTSKEGGGSANSRGGSTPPALGDLFAGGFPVLRPAGQRDAAGGKTGQAPGSRAPSPRLPIKTISGPLNPPASPRLGTASEAHGAARAVPPRPSMPAPPPPTPPPPPPPLPPPLPPSSPSKAPLVSPPGPPTKGNPPVVAPPLPSVPPPPPPPPQPTPPPLPLGSVLSDKAAKPQLTPLHLPPIPPPLPLLPPCGYPGLNAEATSPAQDVREPPAPPPPPPPPPLYASCTPKSSVPAPPLPGANNSSEAPPPLPPKSPSFQAQPPKSSIQALPTLPAPPGSQTFVQKKRPGRGPGTSGGKLNPPPAPPARSPTTELSSRSQQAPARTPTQQPGGQLNGNLHIMDDFESKFTFHTVEDFPPPDEYKPCQKIYPSKIPRSRTPGPWLHAEAAGQSSDDIKGRNSQLSLKTLR; translated from the exons ATGCCGGAGAAGTGGAGGGCCTTGCACGGTGTGAAGGGATTTGAATCTGATGCCGAGGGCCGTGGGGAGCCAGCAGAACGTCTTGTG GCATGGAAGAGCAGCCCATCTAGCAAACAGAAAGATCTGAGGAGCTGTACCACCTG GATCTCTGTGCCCTCCCACGTAAAGCTGGTGGTGGCAGGCGGGAGGCAGGGCGGTTCAGGCAGTCCTGGGGATTTAGGTTTGGTAATGGGACCCAAGTACCCTGACTGCCGTGAGCTGTCTGCCCCCAAGTTTGGAGAAGGCAGGAGCGGGCTGAGGGCCGAG GTAGGTACAGATGCTCCCAGCTTGAGAAAGGCAGACCCCAAAGGTCGGAGTGCACTGTTGGCTGATATCCAGCAAGGAACTCGCCTACGGAAAGTCACGCAGATCAATGACCGCAGTGCCCCACAAATTGAGA GTTCTAAGGGAACCAGCAAAGAAGGAGGAGGCTCTGCAAACTCTCGAGGCGGAAGcacacccccagccctgggagaTCTGTTTGCTGGTGGCTTTCCGGTGTTGCGTCCAGCAGGCCAGAGAGATGCAGCAG GTGGCAAGACAGGGCAGGCCCCTGGCTCCCGGGCACCTTCTCCCCGGCTTCCTATCAAAACTATCAGTGGCCCACTTAACCCCCCAGCATCTCCCAGGCTAGGCACTGCCTCTGAGGCACATGGGGCTGCCAGGGCAGTCCCTCCTCGCCCTAGCATGCCTGCCCCACCgcctcctaccccacccccacctcctccacccctgcccccacccctgcccccttcctccccctccaaaGCTCCACTGGTGTCCCCACCTGGCCCGCCCACGAAAGGGAACCCCCCGGTGGTtgcaccccctctcccctctgtccctccccctccacctccaccccctcaGCCCACTccacctccactccccctggGCTCTGTTCTCAGTGACAAGGCAGCAAAGCCTCAGCTAACCCCCTTGCACCtcccacccatcccccctccactccctctcctcccaccttgTGGGTATCCGGGGCTCAATGCAGAGGCCACCAGCCCCGCCCAAGATGTGCGGGAGCCTCCCgccccaccgcccccaccacccccaccccctctttaTGCCTCCTGTACCCCAAAGTCCTCTGTGCCTGCGCCTCCTTTGCCAGGAGCTAACAACAGCAGTGAAGCCCCACCCCCGCTGCCCCCCAAGTCTCCCAGCTTCCAGGCCCAGCCACCCAAGTCCAGCATTCAAGCCTTGCCTACGCTGCCAGCCCCTCCGGGATCCCAGACATTCGTGCAGAAGAAGAGGCCCGGCCGGGGCCCAG GGACCAGTGGGGGAAAGCTAAACCCACCCCCAGCGCCGCCTGCGAGGTCACCCACCACGGAGCTTTCAAGCAGGAGCCAGCAAGCCCCAGCCCGGACTCCAACGCAGCAGCCAGGAGGTCAGCTGAACGGAAACCTGCACATCATGG ATGACTTTGAATCTAAATTCACGTTTCATACTGTGGAAGACTTTCCTCCTCCAGATGAGTATAAACCATGCCAGAAGATTTACCCCAGCAAGATCCCCAGAA